Within the Candidatus Liberimonas magnetica genome, the region TCTTTTCTTTAATTCCTCTTCCAGCTGGCCCTTGACCAGGTTAAGAGAGACCTGAAGTTTTGCAAATATCGCAGGTATTACTCCCTCTGCCTGGTTAAGCATAGACATGAGCAAATGTTCGGGGGAAAGTTCCTGGTGCTGGTACTCTGCCGCGATATTCTGCATATCTGCAACCGCTTCCTGAGCTTTTATAGTAAATTTGTTTATATTCATAAAAACACCTCATAAATGTTAAATTAGCACTCAACATGCAACAGTGCTAATTATAGCACATAACTTAACTTTTGTCAATAATAAGTTCATAGTCCTGGGTAATGAGTTATTAGTTCAAAAATTTGCTAAAAACAGGAACAGAAGAAAAGCGAGAATGATATTGTAAAATAAATCTTTTCAGGGAGATATTTCTAACCAGGGTTGGATTAGAGGAAGTATGAAAGAAAATCTCTAGTTTTATGTTTTTGTCCAGTCTTCAAATTCTTTTTCCAGTTCTTTTTTCTTTTCTTCAAGGTTTTTGTCGGGTTGTATTTTAACGCCTTCTTTGGATTCTAATATTTTAAGCCTTTGTTCCAGTTTCTCAAATTCCTGCATCATAAAGCGCATTGCTTCGGCTATCGGGTCCGGAAGTCTGCCGTGTTCGAGTTTTTCAAGGTCTTCCTGTGAAAATCCGATTCCTACGCGTGCCGGCACGCCTACCGCTGTTGCATTTGCAGGGACGTCATGAAGCACGACTGAGCCTGCCCCGACCCTTGAATTGTAGCCTATAGTTATCGCACCTAGAACTATAGCTCCTGCGCCTATAACAACGTTATTTCCTAAAGTAGGATGCCTCTTTTTTTTCTCCAAGGATGTACCGCCGAGTACTACTCCCTGGTATAAAAGGACATCATTGCCTATTTCCGTGGTCTCGCCTATTACAACTCCCATCCCGTGGTCAATGAAAAACCTTCTCCCTATCGTAGCGCCTGGATGGATTTCTATACCGGTAAAATGCCGGTTTATATGGGATATGAGCCTTGCTATAAGGTTGAACCGTAGTTTCCAGAGGAAATGGGCTATCCTATGTGACCAAATAGCATGAAGGCCAGGGTAGCAGATGATTACTTCTAAAAAGGATCTGGCCGCCGGATCGCGGTGAAATATAGTTCTAATATCTTCAATTATAATTTTTATCATATCTAGGATTTTACTAATTTATTAATTATTTTTCAAATTGACACGGCGCATACATACGATTGAACGGGCTCAGTGTCTTTTGTATCGTAAAATGATTATACTTAGTACTGTTTCCGAAGGTTTTGCTTTTTCAAGGTTTCAGATAGGTTTTTCCTAGCCTCTTCACATGAAGGGTCTAGGCTTATTGCTTTTTCGAAACATATTATTGCAGCTTCAGGCAGTTTTATTCTGGAGCATTGCACACCTAAATCATTCAGCAATA harbors:
- the cysE gene encoding serine O-acetyltransferase — protein: MIKIIIEDIRTIFHRDPAARSFLEVIICYPGLHAIWSHRIAHFLWKLRFNLIARLISHINRHFTGIEIHPGATIGRRFFIDHGMGVVIGETTEIGNDVLLYQGVVLGGTSLEKKKRHPTLGNNVVIGAGAIVLGAITIGYNSRVGAGSVVLHDVPANATAVGVPARVGIGFSQEDLEKLEHGRLPDPIAEAMRFMMQEFEKLEQRLKILESKEGVKIQPDKNLEEKKKELEKEFEDWTKT